From a region of the Cygnus atratus isolate AKBS03 ecotype Queensland, Australia chromosome 3, CAtr_DNAZoo_HiC_assembly, whole genome shotgun sequence genome:
- the YIPF4 gene encoding protein YIPF4: MQPPGPQPPLYAPSNGDFTFVSSADAEDLSGSIATPDVKLNLGGEFIKESTATTFLRQRGYGWLLEVEDDDPEDNKPLLEELDIDLKDIYYKIRCVLMPMPSLGFNRQVVRDNPDFWGPLAVVLFFSMISLYGQFKVVSWIITIWIFGSLTIFLLARVLGGDVAYGQVLGVIGYSLLPLIVIAPVLLVVGSFEVVSTLIKLFGVFWAAYSAASLLVGEEFKTKKPLLIYPIFLLYIYFLSLYTGV, encoded by the exons ATGCAGCCCCCGGGGCCACAGCCGCCGCTCTACGCGCCCAGCAACGGGGACTTCACGTTCGTCTCCTCCGCCGATGCCGAAG ATCTTAGTGGGTCCATAGCAACTCCAGATGTTAAGCTAAATCTTGGAGGAGAATTCATCAAAGAATCTACTGCAACTACATTCCTGAGACAGAGAGGGTATGGCTGGCTTCTGGAAGTGGAAGATGATGACCCAGAAGATAACAAGCCGCTTCT GGAGGAACTTGACATTGACCTGAAGGATATTTACTACAAAATTCGATGCGTGTTGATGCCTATGCCATCTCTTGGGTTTAATAGGCAGGTAGTGAGAGACAATCCAGATTTCTGGGGTCCTCTGGCAGTTGTCCTCTTCTTCTCAATGATTTCCTTATATGGACAATTTAAG gtTGTTTCTTGGATTATAACTATTTGGATATTTGGATCCTTGACAATTTTTTTACTGGCCAGGGTTCTTGGAGGAGAT GTTGCTTACGGCCAAGTTCTTGGTGTGATAGGATATTCTCTACTTCCCCTCATTGTCATAGCACCTGTACTTTTGGTGGTTGGATCATTTGAAGTGGTTTCTACCCTAATAAAA ttgtttggAGTCTTCTGGGCTGCATACAGTGCTGCATCCTTACTAGTCGGAGAAGAATTCAAGACCAAGAAACCCCTTCTAATTTATCCAATCTTTTtattatacatttatttcctgtcCTTGTACACTGGGGTGTGA